In the genome of Oscarella lobularis chromosome 1, ooOscLobu1.1, whole genome shotgun sequence, one region contains:
- the LOC136199815 gene encoding uncharacterized protein isoform X2, producing the protein MTHVSVSFSIEKEEFLSAVMDGNTTFVSQFICRYPEKWKEATDMDGYTALHLAMSAEMAQFLISAGANIEALNNRGLTPFLCAVSNNLSEIIDVIIQHGCNISAKGRDGDGAIALAVYYGHEDIVRQLVGMEFSINETNHNGLTPLHRACERGRPKFAEILILAGANIEALDKWRYTPFLRAVLFGQLEVMDVLIQCKCNISVKNIDGVGALHIASLQGFLAIAIRLVGIGLSVNELTENGATSLHLACAEGHAKTAEFLISSGADIEALNMNGKTPLLAAAENGHSEVIDVLIKHHCNVFAKDNGGFSSLHCACHNGHAQTVDFLISSGADIEARDEHSGFTPFLFAVLHEHLEVTNVLFQRGCNIAAKTTSRNGALALASERGRLNIVRRLVEIGCNINEPHEDGYTSLHFACKNGHAQIAKFLVSSGANTKAINKFGRTPLLEAHFNKKRNVISSLKQILGSQITAEEGIDEESLSEDNRSSSDEEVENTSDEACQETADPSDRSQEIYDEALKRGSVTVNRCRVIVAGQDGTGKSCLVDSLLNRTFEKKKASTEGAAVTMTHTATRGWIATDSKDHLDPLIAEGVYRMNQQQLTSKSWQEGSSESSHFVLNSREPNVKSKDAEADKIDLSTAINHLKPAPAVETHSEDLKMFGIEAKTLTAGQLQLVKTFLTNRPSEEDLRERILGVRDIWDLGGQEVYLATHSALMPDSKAFCMSIYMIVMDISKSLSDKAQSFYRSSDGEVTDLTNELGWIRTNGDFPLYWFGSITAAHEETPMGDHWLGKDEEVAPPPVFAIGTHRDVLDNKEKFPNSDSVKEWLREQGKLFEELLSDSDFKKHIVKPRPRKDEDFREMAHFFKRIFLVDNSVSGSGSPCKGVREIRERVDRMTTTYWEKAKKQPLFWVYLEILLFQWSEVMKTVVAKVDEIVMLAQHPTICNISSRDEVLVALKYLASVGVILYYPEVEDLKDVVFTRPMWVIKALSAFVTAVEPGPLMEPQWDFLKKKGVMSNDLMMYRLKQMRDADCSDLATGQKNTDGERVEAENRLVVRLLELLDVITPVEGQKNFYVPSMLKAPFLYSFTYLERLTSSNVESRSCGLPAPLIVIPKKLKFVPECLFFRLITRFLKVYPLKPRLSRHQCIFLAQDKTPAEVEVELLYHKRGKWIALTIRFVNDEDREKISGQFLASIKSELHEQMKNVCMQGMRGFKYSICCQTKKAARKNEEFGIDPEDLSVIFDEDGDSSSEPPRKISKVYFNPFNEPLSRRQQEFEIDCWFEHKPICARLLSQEALPKAIDTRLIRVVAFLVNAKWDEFAVFLEASASDITQYKETSVKNLVRALNVIETWVERCGPEATVNALIKACENCGIHRHKIAAAYEENLLSERDEYFESPSQTKQRDVGEVGHAETLSLPFLHFKTGPPIDPTSFATGTEPLAWRKSLLPAPEDLILASSVPPHLLQNQSSCQVVVASSRLKDGKEERQEKAIASPKSLPAKVDVLEETVWRNVGEVLETNELVGTSKVSELVLESVEVNRFRLNVLGQIRSFVLKERRSCTVDSGGGQIHLKSSGVTVTLSENAVSEATNFSVTSYFPEDYKEAPAITCVATVLPHGLTLRNKATIELRHHICLEKPFRVRILYHSGLSTCEKGYQLLADLNQGAMSAVDGETEFRVERNCIRILCRGFSEHCIVQEGYFFISIRLYAPLSFAEGDSQGSVVASLSCQCDEVTKKIDKNQKELARECKDFQNDYINVDSTESVELSVNPTNDSSVLFSANGAPSSPAISAIALKSMIGAGHMNYITRSFCLERTKNTVVSVKFSYNAIDKTGSIVGSFQLYPVIWRPMPRLENLKSLLNGRSGTDNGSIHCSSVNAMVTQTAENQLDDVVSPDEQSDVARRIGSRWRHVGAALGPHPKFESHELDSFAAAHNSDRDRALQMLSTWAEKHHRNATRRMLILALRKEDQNALISNVFKCNPDSLTT; encoded by the exons ATGACGCACGTCTCGGTGAGCTTTTCGATCGAAAAAGAAG aGTTCTTATCCGCTGTCATGGACGGAAATACGACTTTCGTATCACAGTTCATTTGTCGCTATCCAGAAAAGTGGAAAGAAGCGACGGACATG GACGGATATACAGCTCTTCATCTCGCTATGAGTGCTGAAATGGCTCAATTTctgatttcagctggagctaATATAGAAGCTTTGAATAAT AGAGGAttgacgccttttctttgcgcCGTTTCAAATAATCTATCCGAAATTATAGACGTTATTATACAACATGGTTGCAACATTTCTGCAAAAGGCAGG GATGGTGATGGAGCTATTGCATTGGCAGTTTATTACGGACATGAGGATATCGTAAGACAACTTGTTGGGATGGAATTCAGTATAAATGAAACTAATCAT AATGGCCTTACTCCACTTCATCGGGCGTGTGAGCGTGGACGCCCGAAATTTGctgaaattttaattttagctGGAGCTAATATAGAAGCCTTGGATAag TGGAGATacacgccttttcttcgtgcCGTTCTCTTTGGACAATTGGAGGTCATGGATGTTCTTATTCAATGTAAATGCAACATTTCTGTTAAAAACATC GATGGTGTTGGAGCTCTACACATTGCGAGCCTACAGGGGTTTTTGGCCATTGCGATACGACTTGTGGGAATAGGATTGAGCGTCAATGAACTTACTGAG AATGGCGCTACTTCACTTCATTTGGCGTGCGCGGAAGGACACGCTAAAACGGCTGAATTTCTGATATCATCTGGAGCAGATATAGAAGCTTTGAATATG aatggAAAAACGCCTTTACTTGCGGCTGCTGAAAATGGACATTCAGAAGTCATTGATGTTCTTATTAAACATCATTGCAACGTTTTTGCTAAAGACAAC GGAGGCTTTTCTTCACTTCATTGTGCGTGCCACAATGGACACGCTCAAACAGTCGATTTTCTGATTTCATCTGGAGCTGATATAGAAGCTCGCGATGAG CATAGTGGCTtcacgccttttctttttgccgtTTTACATGAACATTTAGAAGTGACAAATGTTCTTTTTCAACGCGGTTGCAACATTGCCGCAAAAACAACC AGTCGTAACGGAGCCCTGGCACTTGCAAGCGAACGCGGTCGTTTGAATATTGTAAGACGCCTTGTTGAAATAGGGTGCAATATCAATGAGCCACATGAA GATGGCTATACGTCACTTCATTTTGCGTGTAAGAATGGTCACGCTCAAATCGCTAAATTTCTAGTTTCATCTGGAGCTAATACAAAAGCAATAAATAAA TTTGGTAGAACCCCTCTTCTTGAAGCTCACTTCAACAAGAAACGCAACGTCATTTCATCTCTTAAACAGATTTTGGGTAGTCAAATTACGGCTGAAGAAGGCATAGACGAAGAGAGTCTCTCAGAG gacAACCGCTCCTCTTCGGACGAAGAAGTTGAAAACACTTCCGACGAAGCCTGCCAAGAAACTGCTGACCCGTCTGACCGTTCTCAAGAAATTTACGACGAGGCTCTAAAGCGCGGCTCTGTAACAGTCAACCGTTGTCGTGTCATCGTTGCTGGTCAAGACGGAACTGGCAAGTCATGTCTTGTAGATTCTCTTTTGAACAGAACttttgagaaaaagaaagcgagcaCAGAAGGAGCAGCCGTAACAATGACCCACACAGCGACAAGAGGTTGGATCGCCACGGACAGCAAGGACCACTTAGATCCGCTAATTGCAGAGGGTGTCTATCGCATGAATCAGCAGCagttgacgtcgaagagcTGGCAAGAAGGCTCTTCTGAATCATCCCATTTTGTACTAAATTCAAGAGAGCCTAACGTCAAATCGAAAGACGCAGAAGCAGACAAAATAGACCTTTCTACAGCAATAAATCATCTGAAACCAGCACCAGCAGTAGAAACACATTCAGaggatttgaaaatgtttgGCATTgaagcgaaaacgctcaCGGCTGGCCAGCTACAGTTAGTCAAAACTTTTCTCACAAATAGACCAAGTGAAGAAGATCTTCGTGAGAGAATCCTGGGCGTTCGCGATATCTGGGATTTGGGTGGACAGGAAGTTTATCTCGCCACTCATTCGGCTCTCATGCCGGACAGCAAAGCGTTTTGTATGTCAATTTACATGATTGTAATGGACATCTCAAAGTCGCTGTCAGATAAAGCGCAGTCGTTTTATCGATCATCGGATGGCGAAGTAACAGACCTAACAAATGAATTAGGCTGGATTCGCACAAACGGAGACTTTCCTCTCTACTGGTTTGGCTCAATCACAGCCGCCCATGAAGAGACGCCTATGGGTGACCATTGGCTGGGTAAGGACGAAGAAGTGGCTCCTCCCCCCGTCTTTGCAATTGGCACCCACCGAGACGTCTTGGACAACAAGGAGAAGTTTCCTAATTCAGACTCAGTAAAAGAATGGCTGAGGGAGCAAGGCAAGTTGTTTGAAGAACTTTTGAGCGACAGCGACTTCAAGAAACACATCGTCAAACCGAGACCCAGGAAAGACGAAGATTTTCGCGAAATGGCTCATTTCTTCAAGAGAATATTTCTAGTAGACAATTCCGTCTCCGGTTCAGGTTCTCCGTGTAAAGGCGTTAGAGAAATTCGAGAGCGAGTCGATcgcatgacgacgacgtattgggaaaaagcgaaaaagcaGCCTCTATTTTGGGTTTACCTTGAAATCCTTCTGTTTCAGTGGAGCGAGGTCATGAAAACTGTTGTGGCTAAAGTAGACGAAATAGTGATGCTCGCTCAGCATCCGACAATCTGCAATATTTCaagtcgcgacgaagtcCTCGTGGCTCTGAAATATCTTGCAAGCGTCGGAGTAATTCTCTATTACCCGGAAGTAGAAGATttgaaagacgtcgtttttaCCAGACCTATGTGGGTAATCAAAGCTCTGTCAGCTTTCGTGACAGCGGTAGAGCCAGGTCCATTGATGGAGCCACAGTGGGActttctgaaaaagaaaggggTGATGTCTAATGACTTGATGATGTATCGTCTGAAGCAAATGCGCGATGCCGACTGTAGTGATTTGGCTACTGGCCAAAAGAACACCGATGGAGAAAGAGTTGAAGCCGAAAATAGGCTTGTTGTACGACTTCTAGAActccttgacgtcatcacgccTGTTGAAGGCCAGAAGAATTTTTACGTTCCTTCAATGCTCAAAGCGCCGTTTCTGTATTCTTTTACTTATTTGGAACGTCTTACTTCTTCAAACGTTGAGTCACGTTCTTGCGGTCTTCCGGCTCCTCTCATCGTCATCCCAAAAAAGCTAAAATTTGTCCCGGAAtgcctcttctttcgtctcaTAACACGCTTTCTCAAAGTGTATCCGCTGAAACCTCGGCTTTCACGTCATCAATGCATCTTCCTTGCTCAAGACAAGACGCCAGCGGAAG TGGAAGTTGAGCTGTTGTATCACAAGCGAGGCAAATGGATAGCTCTgacgattcgtttcgttAATGACGAGGACCGAGAGAAGATAAGCGGACAGTTCTTGGCCTCAATCAAGAGCGAGTTGCACGAGCAAATGAAAAACGTCTGTATGCAAGGCATGAGGGGTTTTAAGTATAGCATCTGCTGTCAAACGAAGAAAGCCGCTCGTAAGAACGAGGAGTTTGGCATTGATCCAGAAGATCTTTCTGTAATTTTCGACGAGGATGGTGACTCGTCATCAGAACCACCACGGAAAATTTCCAAAGTGTATTTTAACCCATTCAATGAGCCACTCAGTAGAAGACAACAAGAGTTTGAAATTGACTGTTGGTTTGAACACAAACCCATCTGTGCTAGACTATTGTCTCAAG AGGCACTTCCTAAGGCGATCGACACTCGCCTTATTCGCGTTGTTGCGTTCCTAGTCAATGCAAAATGGGATGAGTTTGCTGTTTTCTTGGAGGCTAGTGCCAGTGACATAACGCAATACAAAGAAACGTCTGTCAAGAATCTTGTTCGAGCCTTGAATGTCATAGAGACTTGGGTAGAAAGATGCGGTCCAGAAGCAACGGTGAATGCTCTTATTAAAGCTTGTGAAAATTGCGGCATTCACAGGCATAAAATTGCAGCTGCTTACGAGGAGAATTT ATTGAGTGAACGGGACGAGTACTTCGAGTCACCGAGTCAAACGAAACAACGAGACGTCGGAGAGGTTGGCCACGCTGAAACTTtatctttgccttttttgcattttaaGACTGGTCCTCCAATCGATCCAACATCTTTTGCAACCGGTACCGAGCCTCTGGCTTGGAGGAAAAGTCTTTTGCCGGCTCCCGAAGACTTAATTCTTGCTTCGTCGGTGCCGCCGCATTTGTTGCAGAATCAAAGTTCGTGTCAGGTTGTGGTCGCCTCGTCGAGACTTAAGGATGGCAAAGAGGAGAGGCAGGAAAAGGCTATAGCCTCTCCAAAGAGTCTTCCTGCCAAAGTAGACGTACTCGAAGAAACGGTCTGGAGGAACGTTGGAGAAGTCCTTGAAACCAATGAATTGGTTGGCACTTCAAAGGTTTCTGAACTGGTCTTAGAGTCAGTGGAAGTCAATCGTTTTCGCTTGAATGTTCTTGGTCAGATCCGTTCTTTTGTCTTGAAAGAGAGGCGTTCATGCACAGTAGACAGCGGAGGAGGCCAGATACACTTGAAAAGCAGTGGAGTAACTGTGACTCTTTCAGAGAATGCTGTAAGTGAGGCAACGAACTTTTCGGTGACGTCTTATTTTCCGGAAGATTACAAAGAAGCTCCAGCAATAACTTGTGTCGCCACAGTCTTGCCTCATGGATTGACCCTTAGAAACAAAGCAACAATAGAGCTTCGTCATCATATCTGCTTAGAAAAACCGTTTAGAGTTAGAATTCTTTATCACAGTGGCCTTTCAACGTGTGAAAAAGGGTATCAGTTGCTAGCCGATCTGAACCAAGGAGCAATGTCTGCCGTTGACGGTGAGACGGAATTTCGAGTGGAAAGAAATTGTATTCGCATTCTTTGTCGTGGATTTTCCGAGCACTGCATTGTACAGGAAggttatttttttatttctattcgACTTTAtgctcctctttcttttgctgAAGGAGATTCTCAAGGAAGCGTTGTTGCATCTCTATCGTGTCAGTGCGATGAGGttacgaaaaaaattgacaaaaaTCAGAAAGAATTGGCCAGAGAATGCAAGGACTTTCAGAATGATTACATCAACGTTGACTCAACGGAGAGTGTAGAGTTGTCTGTTAATCCAACGAATGACAGTTCAGTCTTGTTTTCCGCTAACGGCGCCCCAAGTAGCCCCGCTATTTCTGCAATAGCCTTAAAGTCAATGATTGGTGCAGGCCACATGAACTACATAACAAGGTCCTTTTGTCTAGAGCGGACAAAAAACACTGTCGTCAGTGTTAAATTTTCCTATAACGCTATTGACAAAACTGGCTCTATCGTAGGGTCATTTCAGCTCTACCCGGTAATATGGCGACCGATGCCAAGACTGGAGAATTTGAAGTCTCTTTTAAACGGACGTTCCGGGACTGACAACGGGTCAATTCACTGCTCATCAGTAAATGCTATGGTTACTCAAACTGCTGAAAACCAGCTAGACGACGTGGTGTCTCCAGATGAACAAAGTGATGTGGCTAGACGCATTGGAAGTCGCTGGAGGCACGTTGGAGCGGCTCTTGGACCGCACCCAAAGTTTGAGTCTCATGAATTAGATAGCTTTGCCGCAGCTCATAATAGCGATCGAGATAGGGCTCTGCAAATGCTTAGTACCTGGGCAGAAAAGCATCACAGAAACGCCACAAGAAGAATGCTCATACTTGCactgagaaaagaagaccAAAACGCTTTAATATCAAACGTTTTCAAATGTAATCCCGACAGTCTTACAACGTAG
- the LOC136199815 gene encoding uncharacterized protein isoform X3: MSGFTPFLFAVLHEHLEVTNVLFQRGCNIAAKTTSRNGALALASERGRLNIVRRLVEIGCNINEPHEDGYTSLHFACKNGHAQIAKFLVSSGANTKAINKFGRTPLLEAHFNKKRNVISSLKQILGSQITAEEGIDEESLSEDNRSSSDEEVENTSDEACQETADPSDRSQEIYDEALKRGSVTVNRCRVIVAGQDGTGKSCLVDSLLNRTFEKKKASTEGAAVTMTHTATRGWIATDSKDHLDPLIAEGVYRMNQQQLTSKSWQEGSSESSHFVLNSREPNVKSKDAEADKIDLSTAINHLKPAPAVETHSEDLKMFGIEAKTLTAGQLQLVKTFLTNRPSEEDLRERILGVRDIWDLGGQEVYLATHSALMPDSKAFCMSIYMIVMDISKSLSDKAQSFYRSSDGEVTDLTNELGWIRTNGDFPLYWFGSITAAHEETPMGDHWLGKDEEVAPPPVFAIGTHRDVLDNKEKFPNSDSVKEWLREQGKLFEELLSDSDFKKHIVKPRPRKDEDFREMAHFFKRIFLVDNSVSGSGSPCKGVREIRERVDRMTTTYWEKAKKQPLFWVYLEILLFQWSEVMKTVVAKVDEIVMLAQHPTICNISSRDEVLVALKYLASVGVILYYPEVEDLKDVVFTRPMWVIKALSAFVTAVEPGPLMEPQWDFLKKKGVMSNDLMMYRLKQMRDADCSDLATGQKNTDGERVEAENRLVVRLLELLDVITPVEGQKNFYVPSMLKAPFLYSFTYLERLTSSNVESRSCGLPAPLIVIPKKLKFVPECLFFRLITRFLKVYPLKPRLSRHQCIFLAQDKTPAEVLVEVELLYHKRGKWIALTIRFVNDEDREKISGQFLASIKSELHEQMKNVCMQGMRGFKYSICCQTKKAARKNEEFGIDPEDLSVIFDEDGDSSSEPPRKISKVYFNPFNEPLSRRQQEFEIDCWFEHKPICARLLSQEALPKAIDTRLIRVVAFLVNAKWDEFAVFLEASASDITQYKETSVKNLVRALNVIETWVERCGPEATVNALIKACENCGIHRHKIAAAYEENLLSERDEYFESPSQTKQRDVGEVGHAETLSLPFLHFKTGPPIDPTSFATGTEPLAWRKSLLPAPEDLILASSVPPHLLQNQSSCQVVVASSRLKDGKEERQEKAIASPKSLPAKVDVLEETVWRNVGEVLETNELVGTSKVSELVLESVEVNRFRLNVLGQIRSFVLKERRSCTVDSGGGQIHLKSSGVTVTLSENAVSEATNFSVTSYFPEDYKEAPAITCVATVLPHGLTLRNKATIELRHHICLEKPFRVRILYHSGLSTCEKGYQLLADLNQGAMSAVDGETEFRVERNCIRILCRGFSEHCIVQEGYFFISIRLYAPLSFAEGDSQGSVVASLSCQCDEVTKKIDKNQKELARECKDFQNDYINVDSTESVELSVNPTNDSSVLFSANGAPSSPAISAIALKSMIGAGHMNYITRSFCLERTKNTVVSVKFSYNAIDKTGSIVGSFQLYPVIWRPMPRLENLKSLLNGRSGTDNGSIHCSSVNAMVTQTAENQLDDVVSPDEQSDVARRIGSRWRHVGAALGPHPKFESHELDSFAAAHNSDRDRALQMLSTWAEKHHRNATRRMLILALRKEDQNALISNVFKCNPDSLTT, encoded by the exons ATGAG TGGCTtcacgccttttctttttgccgtTTTACATGAACATTTAGAAGTGACAAATGTTCTTTTTCAACGCGGTTGCAACATTGCCGCAAAAACAACC AGTCGTAACGGAGCCCTGGCACTTGCAAGCGAACGCGGTCGTTTGAATATTGTAAGACGCCTTGTTGAAATAGGGTGCAATATCAATGAGCCACATGAA GATGGCTATACGTCACTTCATTTTGCGTGTAAGAATGGTCACGCTCAAATCGCTAAATTTCTAGTTTCATCTGGAGCTAATACAAAAGCAATAAATAAA TTTGGTAGAACCCCTCTTCTTGAAGCTCACTTCAACAAGAAACGCAACGTCATTTCATCTCTTAAACAGATTTTGGGTAGTCAAATTACGGCTGAAGAAGGCATAGACGAAGAGAGTCTCTCAGAG gacAACCGCTCCTCTTCGGACGAAGAAGTTGAAAACACTTCCGACGAAGCCTGCCAAGAAACTGCTGACCCGTCTGACCGTTCTCAAGAAATTTACGACGAGGCTCTAAAGCGCGGCTCTGTAACAGTCAACCGTTGTCGTGTCATCGTTGCTGGTCAAGACGGAACTGGCAAGTCATGTCTTGTAGATTCTCTTTTGAACAGAACttttgagaaaaagaaagcgagcaCAGAAGGAGCAGCCGTAACAATGACCCACACAGCGACAAGAGGTTGGATCGCCACGGACAGCAAGGACCACTTAGATCCGCTAATTGCAGAGGGTGTCTATCGCATGAATCAGCAGCagttgacgtcgaagagcTGGCAAGAAGGCTCTTCTGAATCATCCCATTTTGTACTAAATTCAAGAGAGCCTAACGTCAAATCGAAAGACGCAGAAGCAGACAAAATAGACCTTTCTACAGCAATAAATCATCTGAAACCAGCACCAGCAGTAGAAACACATTCAGaggatttgaaaatgtttgGCATTgaagcgaaaacgctcaCGGCTGGCCAGCTACAGTTAGTCAAAACTTTTCTCACAAATAGACCAAGTGAAGAAGATCTTCGTGAGAGAATCCTGGGCGTTCGCGATATCTGGGATTTGGGTGGACAGGAAGTTTATCTCGCCACTCATTCGGCTCTCATGCCGGACAGCAAAGCGTTTTGTATGTCAATTTACATGATTGTAATGGACATCTCAAAGTCGCTGTCAGATAAAGCGCAGTCGTTTTATCGATCATCGGATGGCGAAGTAACAGACCTAACAAATGAATTAGGCTGGATTCGCACAAACGGAGACTTTCCTCTCTACTGGTTTGGCTCAATCACAGCCGCCCATGAAGAGACGCCTATGGGTGACCATTGGCTGGGTAAGGACGAAGAAGTGGCTCCTCCCCCCGTCTTTGCAATTGGCACCCACCGAGACGTCTTGGACAACAAGGAGAAGTTTCCTAATTCAGACTCAGTAAAAGAATGGCTGAGGGAGCAAGGCAAGTTGTTTGAAGAACTTTTGAGCGACAGCGACTTCAAGAAACACATCGTCAAACCGAGACCCAGGAAAGACGAAGATTTTCGCGAAATGGCTCATTTCTTCAAGAGAATATTTCTAGTAGACAATTCCGTCTCCGGTTCAGGTTCTCCGTGTAAAGGCGTTAGAGAAATTCGAGAGCGAGTCGATcgcatgacgacgacgtattgggaaaaagcgaaaaagcaGCCTCTATTTTGGGTTTACCTTGAAATCCTTCTGTTTCAGTGGAGCGAGGTCATGAAAACTGTTGTGGCTAAAGTAGACGAAATAGTGATGCTCGCTCAGCATCCGACAATCTGCAATATTTCaagtcgcgacgaagtcCTCGTGGCTCTGAAATATCTTGCAAGCGTCGGAGTAATTCTCTATTACCCGGAAGTAGAAGATttgaaagacgtcgtttttaCCAGACCTATGTGGGTAATCAAAGCTCTGTCAGCTTTCGTGACAGCGGTAGAGCCAGGTCCATTGATGGAGCCACAGTGGGActttctgaaaaagaaaggggTGATGTCTAATGACTTGATGATGTATCGTCTGAAGCAAATGCGCGATGCCGACTGTAGTGATTTGGCTACTGGCCAAAAGAACACCGATGGAGAAAGAGTTGAAGCCGAAAATAGGCTTGTTGTACGACTTCTAGAActccttgacgtcatcacgccTGTTGAAGGCCAGAAGAATTTTTACGTTCCTTCAATGCTCAAAGCGCCGTTTCTGTATTCTTTTACTTATTTGGAACGTCTTACTTCTTCAAACGTTGAGTCACGTTCTTGCGGTCTTCCGGCTCCTCTCATCGTCATCCCAAAAAAGCTAAAATTTGTCCCGGAAtgcctcttctttcgtctcaTAACACGCTTTCTCAAAGTGTATCCGCTGAAACCTCGGCTTTCACGTCATCAATGCATCTTCCTTGCTCAAGACAAGACGCCAGCGGAAG TATTAGTGGAAGTTGAGCTGTTGTATCACAAGCGAGGCAAATGGATAGCTCTgacgattcgtttcgttAATGACGAGGACCGAGAGAAGATAAGCGGACAGTTCTTGGCCTCAATCAAGAGCGAGTTGCACGAGCAAATGAAAAACGTCTGTATGCAAGGCATGAGGGGTTTTAAGTATAGCATCTGCTGTCAAACGAAGAAAGCCGCTCGTAAGAACGAGGAGTTTGGCATTGATCCAGAAGATCTTTCTGTAATTTTCGACGAGGATGGTGACTCGTCATCAGAACCACCACGGAAAATTTCCAAAGTGTATTTTAACCCATTCAATGAGCCACTCAGTAGAAGACAACAAGAGTTTGAAATTGACTGTTGGTTTGAACACAAACCCATCTGTGCTAGACTATTGTCTCAAG AGGCACTTCCTAAGGCGATCGACACTCGCCTTATTCGCGTTGTTGCGTTCCTAGTCAATGCAAAATGGGATGAGTTTGCTGTTTTCTTGGAGGCTAGTGCCAGTGACATAACGCAATACAAAGAAACGTCTGTCAAGAATCTTGTTCGAGCCTTGAATGTCATAGAGACTTGGGTAGAAAGATGCGGTCCAGAAGCAACGGTGAATGCTCTTATTAAAGCTTGTGAAAATTGCGGCATTCACAGGCATAAAATTGCAGCTGCTTACGAGGAGAATTT ATTGAGTGAACGGGACGAGTACTTCGAGTCACCGAGTCAAACGAAACAACGAGACGTCGGAGAGGTTGGCCACGCTGAAACTTtatctttgccttttttgcattttaaGACTGGTCCTCCAATCGATCCAACATCTTTTGCAACCGGTACCGAGCCTCTGGCTTGGAGGAAAAGTCTTTTGCCGGCTCCCGAAGACTTAATTCTTGCTTCGTCGGTGCCGCCGCATTTGTTGCAGAATCAAAGTTCGTGTCAGGTTGTGGTCGCCTCGTCGAGACTTAAGGATGGCAAAGAGGAGAGGCAGGAAAAGGCTATAGCCTCTCCAAAGAGTCTTCCTGCCAAAGTAGACGTACTCGAAGAAACGGTCTGGAGGAACGTTGGAGAAGTCCTTGAAACCAATGAATTGGTTGGCACTTCAAAGGTTTCTGAACTGGTCTTAGAGTCAGTGGAAGTCAATCGTTTTCGCTTGAATGTTCTTGGTCAGATCCGTTCTTTTGTCTTGAAAGAGAGGCGTTCATGCACAGTAGACAGCGGAGGAGGCCAGATACACTTGAAAAGCAGTGGAGTAACTGTGACTCTTTCAGAGAATGCTGTAAGTGAGGCAACGAACTTTTCGGTGACGTCTTATTTTCCGGAAGATTACAAAGAAGCTCCAGCAATAACTTGTGTCGCCACAGTCTTGCCTCATGGATTGACCCTTAGAAACAAAGCAACAATAGAGCTTCGTCATCATATCTGCTTAGAAAAACCGTTTAGAGTTAGAATTCTTTATCACAGTGGCCTTTCAACGTGTGAAAAAGGGTATCAGTTGCTAGCCGATCTGAACCAAGGAGCAATGTCTGCCGTTGACGGTGAGACGGAATTTCGAGTGGAAAGAAATTGTATTCGCATTCTTTGTCGTGGATTTTCCGAGCACTGCATTGTACAGGAAggttatttttttatttctattcgACTTTAtgctcctctttcttttgctgAAGGAGATTCTCAAGGAAGCGTTGTTGCATCTCTATCGTGTCAGTGCGATGAGGttacgaaaaaaattgacaaaaaTCAGAAAGAATTGGCCAGAGAATGCAAGGACTTTCAGAATGATTACATCAACGTTGACTCAACGGAGAGTGTAGAGTTGTCTGTTAATCCAACGAATGACAGTTCAGTCTTGTTTTCCGCTAACGGCGCCCCAAGTAGCCCCGCTATTTCTGCAATAGCCTTAAAGTCAATGATTGGTGCAGGCCACATGAACTACATAACAAGGTCCTTTTGTCTAGAGCGGACAAAAAACACTGTCGTCAGTGTTAAATTTTCCTATAACGCTATTGACAAAACTGGCTCTATCGTAGGGTCATTTCAGCTCTACCCGGTAATATGGCGACCGATGCCAAGACTGGAGAATTTGAAGTCTCTTTTAAACGGACGTTCCGGGACTGACAACGGGTCAATTCACTGCTCATCAGTAAATGCTATGGTTACTCAAACTGCTGAAAACCAGCTAGACGACGTGGTGTCTCCAGATGAACAAAGTGATGTGGCTAGACGCATTGGAAGTCGCTGGAGGCACGTTGGAGCGGCTCTTGGACCGCACCCAAAGTTTGAGTCTCATGAATTAGATAGCTTTGCCGCAGCTCATAATAGCGATCGAGATAGGGCTCTGCAAATGCTTAGTACCTGGGCAGAAAAGCATCACAGAAACGCCACAAGAAGAATGCTCATACTTGCactgagaaaagaagaccAAAACGCTTTAATATCAAACGTTTTCAAATGTAATCCCGACAGTCTTACAACGTAG